One part of the Longimicrobiales bacterium genome encodes these proteins:
- the rho gene encoding transcription termination factor Rho, whose translation MKTAEALGVLDITSGGAGFLRRREASYLPGEGDIYVAQKMIQRYGLRAGDEIVGEAGPSPGRGKNPPLVSIELVNGEPADGASRRPVFARLSAQHPDEQLRLECDLEYRGQPDYTNRIIDLFVPFGKGQRAMIVAPSKAGKTTILQHVAKGIVDNYPDAALFILLVDERPEEVTEMEMCGYGEVIASSFDYPADRHIAIAEMTLERARRRVEMGQDVVIILDSITRLARAYNTNERSTGKTLTGGLDANALEKPKRFLGSARKIDPRQGGGSLTIIATALVDTGSRMDDVIFEEFKGTGNSELVLSRELADKRVFPAIDLNASATRREELLLGEKALRASHGLRRDLADLPPADAMQQLLTRMRRSKDNAELIDHAGSRA comes from the coding sequence CGGATTCCTCCGTCGCCGCGAGGCCAGCTACCTCCCGGGCGAAGGCGACATCTACGTCGCACAGAAGATGATCCAGCGGTACGGGCTCCGGGCCGGCGACGAGATCGTCGGCGAGGCGGGCCCGTCACCGGGCCGCGGGAAGAACCCGCCGCTGGTCTCGATCGAGCTCGTCAACGGCGAGCCGGCCGATGGCGCCTCGCGCCGACCCGTGTTTGCCCGCCTCAGTGCCCAGCACCCCGACGAACAGCTCCGGCTCGAATGCGACCTGGAATACCGGGGGCAGCCGGACTACACGAACCGCATCATCGACCTGTTCGTCCCGTTCGGTAAGGGGCAGCGCGCGATGATCGTGGCGCCTTCCAAGGCCGGCAAGACGACGATCCTGCAGCACGTCGCCAAGGGCATCGTCGACAACTACCCGGACGCGGCGCTCTTCATCCTGCTGGTCGACGAGCGGCCGGAAGAAGTCACCGAGATGGAGATGTGCGGCTACGGCGAGGTGATCGCGTCGAGCTTCGACTACCCGGCCGACCGGCACATCGCGATCGCCGAGATGACGCTGGAGCGGGCACGGCGCCGGGTCGAGATGGGGCAGGACGTCGTCATCATCCTGGACAGCATCACCCGCCTCGCGCGCGCGTACAACACGAACGAGCGCAGCACCGGCAAGACGCTGACGGGCGGCCTCGATGCGAATGCGCTCGAGAAGCCGAAGCGCTTCCTTGGCAGCGCCCGCAAGATCGATCCGCGCCAGGGCGGCGGCTCGCTCACGATCATCGCGACGGCGCTGGTCGACACCGGCTCGCGCATGGACGACGTGATCTTCGAGGAGTTCAAGGGCACGGGCAACAGCGAGCTGGTGCTGTCGCGCGAGCTGGCCGACAAGCGCGTATTCCCCGCCATCGACCTGAACGCGAGTGCGACGCGGCGCGAAGAGCTGCTGCTGGGTGAGAAGGCGCTGCGCGCGTCGCACGGGCTGCGGCGCGACCTGGCGGACCTGCCGCCGGCGGATGCCATGCAGCAGTTACTGACGCGGATGCGTCGCTCCAAGGACAACGCCGAGCTGATCGACCACGCAGGCTCGCGCGCCTGA